From one Triticum urartu cultivar G1812 chromosome 3, Tu2.1, whole genome shotgun sequence genomic stretch:
- the LOC125543573 gene encoding serine/threonine-protein kinase RUNKEL-like has translation MNNFHVYEAIGRGKHSTVYKGRKKKTIEYFAVKSVDKSQRSKVLNEVRMLHSLDHANVLKFYSWYETSAHFWLVLEYCVGGDLKGLLEQDKKLPESAMHDLAYDLVKALLFLHSQGIIYCDLKPSNILLDEFGCMKLCDFGLARRLKDIEKTDPGDVPQPMRGTPCYMAPELFQEGGVHSYASDFWALGCVLYECYVGRPPFVGREFTQLVKSILSEPAPPLPDNSSRSFQNLINCLLMKDPAERLQWSELCAHNFWRNSMPMIPLPPQPAFDNMVGLPTTPYLAERNGDKPSRQLTPPKTREHLRKKDENSAKMFTTPVKNVLTGKKNNAKPCKADGLKGVNVLRMSRIAKKNLQREKDKENYRRPPTETDENEAEVKIENNDMELDFGENPEGDAPDDNDGSDNVGSTADEKHTTEGTDGNEENCINQVDMLTDECSVKPDTMLKAEQNCSENPDVVATPPSFCMRKARPKITSGAATGSEPSNIFEAFWHPTDLAVKPVMPSKKGDKATETVTVLPFEALPAADYIRLPREQMNAFHSQIIQSLSGSFQVSEKQNIIRYLELLSMNSDAANIITNGPIMSLLIKMLRLSKTSVLRVQVASLMGLLIRYSTILDAELASSGIVNALSDGLRDRHDKLRRFCMATLGELLFYISTQSDQDSKESNAQESPMKDNKAGALWQVPSSVIALVSSILRKGEDDLAQLYALRTIDNICSQGTDWTSRFASQDVIGHLCYIYKATGKQENTRLIAISCLSRLARFSSSCTHLILEKLTFKDIACTLLKGNPREQQISLNLLNSALGNSHIIPNMSRYILSLTEEKQLVPALISLIEQGTDILRGKALLFVALLCKNSRRWLPQFFCNAKLLSAVDRLGKEKDGFIHQCTEAFVQLVASLVPGILDTVSSDIQQVMGGKRHGPITALTGRAHPKSTIHLFPVILHLLGSVSFNHRVVTSQVLLQLANLMKILETPFQARDDFQMTLLRVLEAATEEPSVILREHKIFTSRFLPSLSILYKGNKDCDARFLCLKILSDVMIVIFSDSSLTADEQCLADLKTISHKYFLPMYPSFAEDEDPIPMYAQKLLVMLMEHDCVKVSDILNEATVSQCFEFLLGDLSNANVSNVKLCFALASAPDMDSNILSQLQVVRRIGNLLEFVTAKDMDDFLEPTLELCRAFIIRGTGSNRSIVLSKEPALLVDSAFSMSIAVDQQSCIMDICDLGGSMAIFLEVVGNSDPQISDLASDCVVLLLKAAPREATMGLLTNLPKLSALLDSLKHGAPLPLTRLLYSLAFSCRQYLTQGMILSISVPALMRVEALVSSFKGSQDSCLADAASCVGAELQRLPRCG, from the exons TGCATGAAG CTGTGTGATTTTGGATTAGCAAGACGTTTAAAGGACATCGAGAAGACCGACCCTGGAGAT GTGCCACAACCTATGAGGGGGACACCATGTTACATGGCTCCTGAGTTGTTCCAAGAGGGAGGGGTCCACTCATATGCTTCTGATTTCTGGGCTCTTGGTTGTGTGCTATACGAATGCTATGTAGGAAGACCTCCTTTCGTGGGCCGTGAATTTACCCAGTTAGTCAAATCCATACTTTCAGAGCCTGCACCACCTTTACCTGATAATTCGTCAAGGTCTTTTCAGAATCTGATCAACTGCTTACTCATGAAAGACCCAGCTGAAAGACTACAGTGGTCTGAACTCTGTGCACACAACTTCTGGAGAAACAGTATGCCAATGATTCCGTTACCTCCTCAACCTGCCTTCGACAACATGGTTGGACTTCCCACTACACCATATCTAGCTGAGCGAAATGGGGATAAACCCTCCAGACAGCTGACGCCACCCAAGACTCGTGAACACCTACGCAAGAAAGATGAAAATTCTGCCAAGATGTTCACGACCCCTGTTAAGAATGTGCTAACTGGTAAGAAAAATAATGCAAAACCTTGTAAGGCTGATGGTTTGAAGGGTGTAAATGTCCTTAGAATGTCTCGCATAGCTAAGAAAAATTTGCAAAGGGAAAAAGACAAGGAGAACTACAGGCGTCCTCCCACAGAAACAGACGAAAATGAGGCTGAAGTTAAGATAGAAAATAATGACATGGAGCTTGATTTTGGTGAAAATCCAGAAGGCGATGCACCTGATGATAATGATGGATCAGATAATGTTGGATCCACAGCAGATGAAAAGCATACGACCGAAGGAACTGATGGAAATGAAGAGAACTGCATAAATCAGGTGGATATGCTCACGGATGAGTGTTCTGTTAAGCCTGATACCATGTTGAAAGCTGAGCAGAACTGCTCAGAGAATCCTGATGTGGTGGCCACTCCACCTAGTTTCTGTATGAGGAAAGCACGTCCGAAGATAACTTCTGGTGCTGCAACGGGTTCTGAGCCGTCTAACATCTTTGAAGCATTCTGGCATCCAACAGATCTTGCTGTTAAACCAGTTATGCCCAGTAAAAAAGGAGATAAAGCTACTGAGACTGTCACTGTGCTTCCTTTTGAAGCTCTCCCTGCTGCTGATTACATCAGGTTACCACGAGAACAGATGAATGCATTCCATAGCCAGATAATTCAGAGTTTGAGTGGATCTTTTCAGGTTTCAGAAAAACAGAATATCATCAGATACCTGGAGTTGCTAAGCATGAACTCTGATGCTGCAAATATAATCACTAATGGCCCAATTATGTCATTGCTTATAAAAATGCTTCGACTATCAAAAACTTCAGTCTTGCGTGTCCAGGTTGCTTCACTTATGGGACTGTTGATACGCTACTCCACTATCCTTGATGCAGAGCTAGCTAGTTCAGGAATTGTTAATGCCTTGTCAGATGGCTTAAGGGACCGGCATGATAAACTGAGGAGATTCTGTATGGCAACACTTGGAGAATTACTGTTCTACATATCAACTCAATCTGATCAGGATAGCAAAGAAAGCAATGCCCAGGAATCTCCTATGAAGGACAACAAAGCTGGTGCTTTGTGGCAG GTTCCTAGTTCTGTAATCGCACTAGTGTCATCTATCTTGCGTAAAGGGGAAGATGATCTAGCCCAGCTTTATGCCTTACGGACAATTGATAATATATGTAGCCAAGGAACAGATTGGACATCACGGTTTGCTTCCCAAGATGTAATTGGTCATCTTTGCTACATCTATAAAGCAACTGGGAAGCAAGAGAATACAAGGCTTATTGCAATTTCTTGTTTGAGCCGCCTAGCTCGATTCAGTTCGTCATGTACTCATTTAATACTGGAGAAGCTAACATTTAAGGATATTGCATGCACACTCCTTAAGGGCAATCCACGTGAGCAACAGATAAGTCTGAATCTTCTGAACTCGGCATTAGGGAACAGTCATATCATACCAAATATGAGCCGCTATATTCTGTCATTAACTGAGGAGAAACAGTTGGTCCCTGCACTTATTTCTCTGATAGAACAGGGAACTGACATTCTGCGTGGGAAAGCCCTTCTATTTGTTGCTCTTCTTTGCAAGAACAGTCGAAGGTGGCTTCCGCAATTCTTTTGCAATGCAAAGCTACTATCAGCAGTCGATAGATTGGGAAAGGAGAAGGATGGTTTCATTCATCAATGTACAGAAGCATTTGTTCAGTTAGTTGCTTCGTTGGTCCCAGGCATTCTTGACACTGTATCCAGTGATATACAGCAGGTCATGGGTGGCAAACGTCATGGACCTATTACTGCTTTAACTGGACGTGCTCATCCAAAGAGCACAATTCATTTGTTCCCTGTCATCCTTCATCTTCTTGGGAGTGTATCCTTCAATCACAGAGTTGTGACAAGTCAAGTATTGCTCCAGTTGGCTAATCTTATGAAGATATTGGAGACACCATTTCAG GCTCGGGATGATTTCCAAATGACATTGCTGAGGGTTCTTGAGGCAGCTACGGAGGAGCCTTCTGTTATACTTAGGGAACACAAAATATTCACAAGTCGATTCCTTCCAAGCTTATCCATCTTATACAAGGGCAATAAAGATTGTGATGCCAGATTCCTGTGTTTGAAGATACTGTCTGATGTGATGATTGTGATCTTCAGCGATTCTTCATTGACTGCAGATGAACAATGTTTAGCTGACCTGAAAACAATCTCTCACAAATATTTTCTCCCAATGTACCCTTCATTTGCAGAGGATGAAGATCCAATACCTATGTATGCACAGAAACTTCTAGTAATGCTGATGGAACATGATTGTGTTAAGGTATCTGATATCCTGAATGAAGCGACAGTATCCCAGTGCTTTGAATTCTTGCTTGGAGATCTTTCAAATGCAAACGTAAGCAATGTCAAGCTTTGTTTTGCTCTGGCATCTGCTCCCGACATGGACTCCAATATCCTTTCGCAGCTTCAGGTTGTCAGAAGAATAGGGAATCTACTTGAGTTTGTGACTGCCAAAGATATGGATGATTTTCTGGAACCAACCTTGGAACTGTGCAGAGCTTTCATTATCCGTGGCACCGGCAGCAACAGAAGTATCGTCCTCAGCAAAGAACCTGCACTCCTTGTTGATAGCGCCTTCAGCATGAGCATTGCTGTTGATCAACAATCTTGCATCATGGACATATGCGACCTTGGTGGCAGTATGGCTATATTTCTGGAGGTGGTTGGAAATTCAGATCCACAGATAAGCGATTTGGCGTCAGATTGCGTGGTGTTGCTGCTCAAGGCAGCACCTCGAGAGGCCACAATGGGCCTGCTGACAAATCTTCCTAAGCTGAGCGCTCTTCTGGACTCGTTGAAGCATGGCGCCCCCTTGCCGCTGACTCGCCTGCTATACAGCCTAGCATTCTCTTGTAGGCAATACCTAACCCAAGGAATGATACTCTCAATATCAGTGCCAGCTCTGATGCGAGTAGAAGCGCTTGTGTCGTCTTTCAAGGGCTCACAGGATAGCTGTCTTGCTGATGCTGCTTCGTGTGTGGGTGCCGAACTGCAGCGCCTACCTCGCTGTGGTTGA